One Methanolobus sp. WCC4 DNA segment encodes these proteins:
- the engB gene encoding GTP-binding protein EngB has protein sequence MAKKNNELTGVNYEVLFAGRSNVGKSSIIRNITGKNVKVGKRPGVTLKPTHIQNDDMVITDLPGFGFMSGVKDRKQDIVKDQIVRYIEQNADRISIAVLVIDGATFLDIVRRWENRNEIPIDIELFELFRELGIDTILAVNKTDKIKDSELNATLDGICDKLNMLPPWKQWIDVVAPVCAKKGDLKALKSLIRQRLHSAKRDDLFRYF, from the coding sequence ATGGCGAAAAAGAATAATGAACTTACAGGTGTGAACTACGAGGTACTTTTTGCAGGCAGGTCCAATGTAGGGAAGTCCTCTATCATCAGAAATATCACAGGTAAGAATGTCAAGGTGGGCAAGCGTCCCGGTGTGACATTGAAACCGACCCACATACAGAATGACGATATGGTTATAACCGACCTTCCGGGGTTCGGTTTTATGAGCGGTGTAAAGGACCGTAAACAGGATATCGTAAAGGACCAGATAGTACGCTATATCGAACAGAATGCTGACAGGATCAGCATTGCAGTACTGGTGATCGATGGTGCTACTTTCCTTGATATAGTCAGGAGATGGGAGAACAGGAATGAGATCCCTATTGATATCGAACTGTTCGAGCTGTTCCGGGAACTTGGTATAGATACGATACTTGCAGTTAATAAGACAGATAAGATAAAGGATTCCGAGCTTAATGCTACCCTTGATGGGATATGTGACAAACTGAACATGCTGCCACCATGGAAACAGTGGATTGATGTGGTAGCTCCTGTGTGTGCTAAAAAAGGTGACCTGAAGGCCCTGAAGTCACTTATCAGGCAACGACTTCATAGTGCAAAAAGGGATGATCTGTTCAGGTATTTCTGA
- a CDS encoding DHHA1 domain-containing protein, with product MTRSSKHENGRNSSLILTHGDSDGVCSGAIAKSAYPDADVYFTSPIGVVDELDLAEEYRNVIICDIAVDESKCSKLFRRLEEIAENANLTYIDHHPLPKKCVHPEWLHHDLTVCSSELTYKVLEDRLSRDMRRVAIYGAIGDYYDNSPSVKEWLLDWDKRSLFFQAGTLIQALIYAGRNYDFKRKMVLPLSHDKIPTEIPNLLRYAKEGAELEEKLRIHVKKEVRTLRNLAYVVDPHGYMSKSAIYAASYGQKDVGLSAEFRHKRNVYDLSFRSRDTVDLNMLLRRIAPQFGGSGGGHAAAAGARIPKGSFDDFLHAFDRAIGEEKSKGKVEKNGEKE from the coding sequence ATGACCCGATCAAGTAAACATGAGAATGGCCGCAATTCTTCTTTGATCCTGACACACGGGGATTCGGATGGTGTATGCTCAGGTGCTATTGCAAAGAGTGCTTATCCTGATGCGGATGTATATTTCACTTCCCCTATCGGGGTTGTGGATGAGCTGGACCTTGCTGAAGAGTACAGGAATGTGATCATATGTGACATCGCAGTTGATGAGAGCAAGTGTTCGAAACTTTTCAGGCGGCTTGAAGAAATTGCCGAGAATGCGAACCTTACATATATCGATCATCATCCGTTGCCGAAGAAATGTGTTCATCCTGAATGGCTACACCATGACCTGACCGTCTGTTCATCGGAACTCACCTATAAGGTCCTTGAGGACAGGCTCAGCAGGGATATGCGAAGGGTAGCGATATATGGTGCGATTGGGGATTATTACGATAACAGTCCATCTGTAAAGGAGTGGCTGCTTGACTGGGACAAGAGAAGTCTTTTCTTTCAGGCAGGCACACTTATTCAGGCGCTCATCTATGCGGGCAGGAATTATGATTTTAAGAGAAAGATGGTCCTGCCGCTATCTCATGACAAGATCCCTACGGAGATACCTAACCTGCTCAGGTATGCGAAAGAGGGTGCTGAACTTGAGGAAAAGCTGCGCATCCATGTAAAAAAAGAGGTCAGGACTCTCAGGAACCTTGCATATGTGGTGGACCCTCATGGTTATATGTCAAAATCTGCTATATATGCTGCTTCCTATGGGCAGAAAGATGTTGGACTTTCAGCAGAGTTCAGGCACAAGAGGAATGTTTATGATCTTAGCTTCCGTTCCCGTGACACTGTGGACCTGAATATGCTGCTGCGGCGTATCGCTCCGCAGTTCGGTGGCAGTGGCGGAGGTCATGCAGCAGCTGCAGGTGCCAGGATACCAAAGGGGTCCTTCGATGATTTCCTTCATGCCTTCGACAGGGCCATCGGAGAGGAAAAAAGTAAAGGGAAGGTTGAGAAAAATGGCGAAAAAGAATAA
- a CDS encoding CARDB domain-containing protein, which translates to MLFSTSAAAYDLDDIEWSDDKSTSATLHWGGTVTLDDYTIKAEDFDEGGFVSIGIYRNGVLEDKSPVQSGTGFEFRDTENGDDIRIFVKSMDLNIDEWTGNMEDPTASIEVYERGIPEMDITVETEKDEYDPRTVAYQYIEATIDITNDGDAKAYDMDVDIDVDGMELADGKLTYNYVSVEEDEVLDTIDIKLEIPHYWEETDVEINVTTSSEDINGEILEDTETKTITIEPVVELIITKTVTEEIYMDETAHVSVSIWNNGIYSVGSVKVANTVTDDLEIQDSLDDEITLSFSPKETKAKIFEYTLKPIKTGEYTVPEATATFTAPDGETYTFTADKPSIQINGPDIVLTKTVNPGTIYPGNESTVTVTVKNQGNRDASVHTTEIIPDGVAFISGDLSFDDVAVNGKSYSYSYKIMINDIGELKLSETSATFIDMENYKGEKISNSPIITVLDPNPETVDSSAGSSSDSSSTSNEQESSSSDSSTNYEDEYEDTRVQPGFEASLMIVALFAVYLVSRRSR; encoded by the coding sequence ATGTTATTCAGCACTTCAGCTGCTGCATATGATCTTGATGATATTGAATGGAGTGACGATAAGTCTACCAGTGCGACCCTTCATTGGGGTGGTACTGTCACTCTTGACGATTATACTATAAAGGCAGAGGACTTTGATGAAGGTGGCTTTGTCAGCATAGGCATCTATCGAAATGGCGTTCTTGAAGATAAATCACCTGTTCAGTCAGGAACCGGCTTTGAGTTCCGTGACACTGAGAATGGTGATGACATACGCATATTTGTTAAGTCAATGGATCTGAACATAGATGAATGGACAGGTAACATGGAGGATCCGACCGCTTCTATCGAGGTATATGAAAGGGGTATACCAGAAATGGATATCACTGTCGAGACCGAGAAAGATGAGTATGATCCAAGGACAGTTGCATACCAATATATTGAAGCTACCATTGACATCACCAACGATGGTGACGCAAAGGCATATGATATGGATGTGGATATCGATGTGGATGGAATGGAGCTTGCTGATGGTAAGCTTACATATAATTATGTATCTGTCGAAGAAGACGAAGTACTCGATACAATAGATATCAAACTTGAGATCCCGCATTACTGGGAAGAGACAGATGTTGAGATAAATGTAACCACGAGTTCAGAGGATATCAACGGTGAGATCCTTGAGGATACTGAAACAAAGACCATTACTATAGAACCAGTTGTTGAGCTTATTATTACCAAGACAGTGACCGAAGAGATCTACATGGATGAGACTGCACATGTTTCGGTCAGTATATGGAACAATGGTATCTATAGTGTGGGTTCTGTCAAGGTGGCTAATACAGTTACTGATGATCTTGAGATACAGGACAGTCTTGACGATGAAATAACCCTCTCTTTTAGTCCAAAAGAAACCAAGGCAAAGATATTCGAGTATACATTGAAACCCATAAAGACTGGCGAATACACAGTTCCCGAAGCAACTGCCACTTTTACTGCTCCTGATGGGGAGACCTATACTTTTACAGCTGACAAACCTAGTATACAGATAAATGGTCCTGATATCGTCCTTACTAAAACAGTGAACCCTGGGACGATCTATCCTGGCAATGAGAGCACTGTGACAGTTACTGTAAAGAATCAGGGTAACAGGGATGCAAGTGTGCACACCACGGAAATTATTCCAGATGGTGTAGCTTTCATTAGTGGTGACCTTAGTTTTGATGATGTGGCTGTAAACGGAAAATCCTATTCCTACTCGTACAAGATCATGATCAATGATATAGGAGAATTGAAACTTTCTGAGACCAGTGCTACTTTTATCGACATGGAGAACTATAAAGGTGAGAAGATATCCAACTCGCCAATTATCACAGTCCTTGACCCCAATCCTGAAACAGTTGATAGTTCAGCAGGTAGCAGTTCTGATAGCAGTTCAACCAGCAATGAGCAGGAGAGCAGCAGTTCCGATAGTTCCACAAATTATGAAGATGAATACGAGGATACCAGGGTTCAGCCGGGTTTCGAGGCAAGTCTAATGATCGTGGCTCTGTTTGCAGTTTATTTAGTATCCAGACGCAGCAGGTAA
- a CDS encoding ATPase domain-containing protein, translating to MRIKTGVEGFDELVQGGLLAERVYLVSGPPGSGKTTFCVQYLAQGAALGEVGLYVTLLESPQNIIDDMSNYSLNVLTLIKMKKLLFADLGPRMEYGYMDEMNEYITPDYEVTSTTAEHEAPSPSMVFREIAAYVAEYNVKRLVIDSVSAIRFTTRDLSLQEKEMSRFIRNLKKLGCTTVLISEMTEPSAYSTEQFAAHGVIFMHNFLYDKTMTRALQIIKMRGTKHDCNMREVSFGDQGLKIGGLLE from the coding sequence ATGAGGATAAAGACAGGTGTAGAAGGTTTTGACGAACTGGTGCAGGGCGGTCTGCTTGCTGAACGTGTTTATCTGGTAAGCGGTCCACCGGGCAGTGGTAAAACAACATTTTGTGTTCAATACCTGGCACAGGGTGCAGCTCTTGGTGAGGTTGGACTTTATGTGACATTGCTCGAAAGTCCCCAGAACATCATCGATGACATGTCAAATTATTCGTTGAACGTACTAACTCTCATCAAAATGAAGAAATTACTTTTCGCTGACCTTGGTCCAAGAATGGAATATGGTTACATGGATGAGATGAACGAGTACATAACTCCTGATTACGAGGTCACCAGCACAACGGCAGAACATGAAGCACCTTCTCCTTCCATGGTATTCAGGGAGATCGCAGCCTATGTGGCCGAATATAACGTTAAGAGGCTGGTCATCGATTCAGTATCTGCTATAAGGTTCACTACAAGGGATCTCTCTCTTCAGGAAAAGGAGATGAGCCGTTTCATAAGGAACCTGAAGAAACTGGGTTGTACCACTGTCCTGATATCAGAAATGACCGAACCAAGTGCTTATTCCACAGAGCAGTTTGCTGCCCATGGTGTTATTTTCATGCATAATTTCCTCTATGATAAGACAATGACCCGTGCATTGCAGATCATTAAAATGAGGGGTACAAAGCATGATTGTAACATGCGTGAGGTAAGTTTTGGTGATCAGGGACTAAAGATCGGTGGTCTTCTTGAATGA
- a CDS encoding Nif3-like dinuclear metal center hexameric protein, with protein MQLKDIIPILEEVAPPELAEDFDIGRIGLTLDLQNDVKKIAVALDPTEYVLKRAAMIDADLLITHHTLIFHSINCISKELADSLKIALDNGISLYSMHTNFDKAKGGINDALAKRIGLSDIQETPIGRIGKISPCSADTFVNHISKSLGTHVQYTGNRDEISTVMVFGGSGFRSEYIDMARELGADAYVSSELKHDIIRSYSDMLLVDATHYATENPGMEELCPVLLEKLKLDVEFIDHDPLIRTL; from the coding sequence ATGCAGTTAAAAGACATCATCCCGATCCTTGAAGAGGTAGCCCCTCCGGAGCTTGCTGAAGATTTTGACATTGGAAGGATAGGACTGACACTTGACCTTCAAAATGATGTTAAAAAGATAGCTGTAGCCCTTGATCCTACTGAGTACGTACTGAAAAGAGCTGCCATGATAGATGCGGATCTTCTCATCACCCATCACACACTGATATTCCATTCTATCAATTGCATCAGCAAGGAACTGGCAGACAGCCTGAAAATAGCGCTGGACAATGGCATCTCATTATACTCGATGCATACGAACTTCGACAAGGCTAAAGGCGGCATCAATGATGCACTTGCTAAGAGGATCGGGTTGTCAGATATACAGGAAACACCCATTGGAAGGATAGGAAAGATAAGTCCTTGTTCTGCAGATACATTTGTCAACCATATCTCAAAGAGCCTGGGTACACACGTCCAGTATACAGGTAACAGGGATGAGATCAGTACCGTGATGGTATTTGGAGGTAGTGGTTTCAGGTCAGAGTATATTGATATGGCCAGGGAACTCGGAGCAGATGCATATGTATCATCTGAGTTGAAGCATGATATAATAAGGTCCTACAGTGATATGCTGCTGGTGGATGCTACCCACTATGCAACCGAAAATCCGGGGATGGAGGAACTATGCCCCGTTCTTCTTGAAAAGCTGAAGCTTGATGTTGAGTTCATCGACCATGACCCACTTATCAGGACACTTTGA